The following coding sequences lie in one Streptomyces venezuelae genomic window:
- the pspAA gene encoding PspA-associated protein PspAA — protein MIVRIMGEGQVKLADSHFAELNKLDDELLEEMEGGDEPGFRRTLHALLDKVRELGTPLPDDALEPSQLILPSPDATLSEVRDMLTDDGLIPG, from the coding sequence ATGATCGTACGGATCATGGGGGAGGGGCAGGTGAAGCTGGCGGACAGCCACTTCGCCGAACTGAACAAGCTGGACGACGAGCTGCTCGAGGAGATGGAGGGCGGCGACGAGCCCGGCTTCCGCCGCACGCTTCACGCCCTCCTGGACAAGGTCCGCGAGCTGGGCACCCCCCTCCCGGACGACGCCCTGGAACCCTCCCAACTCATCCTCCCGTCCCCGGACGCGACACTCTCCGAGGTGAGGGACATGTTGACGGACGACGGCTTGATCCCAGGCTGA
- a CDS encoding DUF3043 domain-containing protein: protein MSPHPVPLDFVFRSRSKEEKAPAVQAPVTDSKQPRDPQAPKGRPTPKRAMAQSQRRSVTNTPTTRKEAAKRQRDERRTQMAKQREAMASGDERFLPARDKGPVRKFARDFVDSRFCVAEFFLPLAVIILVLSIVQVPQLQNVALLAWLFVIVLIIVDSIATGFRLKKRLNERFPAENKKGAVAYGLMRTLQMRRLRLPKPQVKRGERP from the coding sequence ATGTCTCCGCACCCCGTACCCTTGGATTTTGTGTTCCGTAGCCGATCCAAGGAAGAGAAGGCCCCGGCTGTCCAGGCGCCGGTGACCGACTCCAAGCAGCCCCGTGACCCTCAGGCCCCCAAGGGCCGCCCCACCCCCAAGCGCGCCATGGCCCAGTCGCAGCGCCGCAGCGTGACCAACACGCCGACGACGCGCAAGGAGGCCGCCAAGCGACAGCGCGACGAGCGCCGTACGCAGATGGCGAAGCAGCGCGAGGCGATGGCAAGCGGCGACGAGCGGTTCCTGCCCGCTCGCGACAAGGGTCCCGTGCGCAAGTTCGCGCGCGACTTCGTGGACTCGCGCTTCTGCGTCGCCGAGTTCTTCCTGCCCCTCGCGGTGATCATTCTCGTCCTGAGCATTGTCCAGGTGCCTCAGCTCCAGAATGTCGCGCTGCTCGCCTGGCTCTTCGTGATCGTCCTGATCATCGTCGACTCGATCGCCACCGGGTTCCGTCTGAAGAAGCGCCTGAACGAGCGCTTCCCGGCCGAGAACAAGAAGGGCGCCGTCGCGTACGGCCTGATGCGTACGCTCCAGATGCGTCGGCTGCGCCTGCCGAAGCCGCAGGTCAAGCGCGGAGAGCGGCCCTGA
- a CDS encoding sensor histidine kinase, whose product MTTLVRGRGWARTHPLAVDAALATAVLVCMVVGSFAEPNGEHGPTWGTRTPDAPSLVLMTLGALALVFRRRAPWCVLAATCAAAIVELLTGEPRAPVVMCAVIALFTVAARTDRSTTWRIGLVTMVGLTGIAMLSGGPLPWYAQENLGIFAWTGMAAAAGDAVRSRRAFVDAIRERAERAERTREEEARRRVAEERLRIARDLHDVVAHHIALVNVQAGVAAHVMDRRPDQAKEALSHVRDASRSALNELRATVGLLRQTGDPEAPTEPAPGLHRLDELVETFRNAGLPVEVALGQVGLDLAAAVDLAAFRIIQEALTNVQKHAGPDAKAEVSVVRVGPNVEVTVIDDGPGHGKGDGPNTDGGGHGLLGMRERVTALGGSCSAGPRYGGGFRVHAILPVTTAKGGTA is encoded by the coding sequence GTGACCACTCTCGTACGAGGCCGCGGCTGGGCCAGAACGCACCCCCTCGCCGTGGACGCCGCGCTGGCCACCGCCGTCCTCGTCTGCATGGTCGTCGGCTCGTTCGCCGAGCCGAACGGGGAGCACGGCCCCACCTGGGGCACCCGCACCCCCGACGCCCCCAGCCTCGTCCTGATGACGCTCGGCGCGCTCGCCCTCGTCTTCCGCCGCCGTGCCCCCTGGTGCGTGCTCGCCGCGACCTGCGCCGCCGCCATCGTCGAGCTGCTCACCGGCGAGCCGCGTGCCCCCGTCGTGATGTGCGCGGTCATCGCGCTGTTCACCGTCGCCGCCCGCACGGACCGCTCCACGACCTGGCGGATCGGCCTGGTCACGATGGTGGGCCTCACCGGCATCGCGATGCTCTCGGGCGGCCCCCTGCCCTGGTACGCGCAGGAAAACCTCGGCATCTTCGCGTGGACGGGCATGGCCGCCGCCGCGGGCGACGCCGTGCGCAGCCGCCGCGCGTTCGTCGACGCCATCAGGGAGCGCGCCGAGCGTGCGGAACGTACGCGGGAGGAGGAGGCCCGGCGCCGCGTCGCCGAGGAACGGCTGCGCATCGCCCGCGACCTGCACGACGTGGTCGCCCACCACATCGCCCTGGTCAACGTGCAGGCCGGCGTCGCCGCGCACGTCATGGACAGGCGGCCCGACCAGGCGAAGGAAGCCCTCTCGCACGTACGGGACGCCAGCCGCTCCGCGCTCAACGAACTCCGCGCCACCGTGGGCCTGTTGCGGCAGACCGGCGACCCGGAGGCCCCCACCGAGCCGGCCCCCGGCCTGCACCGCCTCGACGAGCTCGTGGAGACGTTCCGCAACGCGGGACTGCCCGTGGAGGTCGCGCTCGGCCAGGTCGGCCTGGACCTCGCGGCGGCCGTCGACCTCGCCGCGTTCCGGATCATCCAGGAGGCCCTGACCAATGTGCAGAAGCACGCCGGGCCGGACGCCAAGGCCGAGGTGAGTGTCGTCCGCGTCGGCCCGAACGTCGAGGTCACCGTCATCGACGACGGTCCGGGACACGGCAAGGGCGACGGGCCCAACACCGACGGCGGCGGCCACGGCCTGCTCGGCATGCGCGAGCGCGTCACCGCCCTCGGCGGCAGCTGCTCCGCGGGGCCCCGCTACGGAGGCGGCTTCCGCGTCCATGCGATCCTGCCCGTCACCACGGCAAAGGGAGGGACCGCGTGA
- a CDS encoding MarR family winged helix-turn-helix transcriptional regulator, whose protein sequence is MTEQRNAENDEPDRRLFQHARELTPALYALSRVLRFQGMEEAGLWRLPPSELELLRYVHAEPGTTVSVLARELGLHASNVSATVRGLVNQELLEREKDPNDGRVVRLKPTLKAEQGMALIENAWAEIFADALAGLDDEQRAALAASVPALEALATALKERRTR, encoded by the coding sequence GTGACCGAGCAGAGGAACGCGGAGAACGACGAGCCCGACCGCAGGCTCTTCCAGCACGCCAGGGAGTTGACCCCCGCGCTGTACGCGCTGTCGCGGGTCCTGCGCTTCCAGGGCATGGAGGAGGCGGGGCTGTGGCGGCTGCCGCCGTCGGAGCTGGAGTTGCTGCGCTACGTCCACGCGGAGCCCGGCACGACCGTGAGCGTCCTGGCCCGCGAACTGGGCCTGCACGCGAGCAATGTGAGCGCCACGGTGCGGGGGCTGGTGAACCAGGAGCTGCTGGAGCGCGAGAAGGACCCGAACGACGGCCGGGTGGTGCGTCTGAAGCCGACCCTCAAGGCGGAGCAGGGCATGGCCCTGATCGAGAACGCCTGGGCGGAGATCTTCGCCGACGCGCTCGCCGGGCTGGACGACGAGCAGCGGGCGGCGCTGGCCGCGTCCGTCCCCGCACTGGAGGCGCTGGCCACGGCGCTGAAGGAGCGTAGAACGCGGTAG
- a CDS encoding response regulator has translation MTIRVLLADDQALLRSAFKVLVDSESDMEVVGEASDGAEAVALAKSERADVVLMDIRMPGTDGLAATRMISADPSLAHVRVVMLTTFEVDEYVVQSLRAGASGFLGKGAEPDELLGAIRVAAAGEALLSPVATKGLIAKFLAQGDGQDGEGRARGERLDALTGREREVLVQVAGGHSNDEIAERLEVSPLTVKTHVNRAMAKLGARDRAQLVVIAYESGLVRPRVE, from the coding sequence GTGACGATTCGCGTACTGCTCGCCGACGACCAGGCGCTGCTGCGCAGCGCGTTCAAGGTGCTCGTCGACTCCGAGTCCGACATGGAGGTGGTCGGCGAGGCGTCCGACGGGGCGGAGGCGGTCGCACTCGCCAAGTCGGAGCGGGCCGACGTGGTCCTGATGGACATCCGGATGCCCGGCACCGACGGGCTCGCCGCCACCCGCATGATCAGCGCGGACCCGTCGCTGGCCCACGTCCGCGTGGTGATGCTGACGACGTTCGAGGTCGACGAGTACGTGGTGCAGTCGCTGCGCGCGGGCGCCTCCGGGTTCCTCGGCAAGGGAGCGGAGCCCGACGAACTGCTCGGCGCGATCCGTGTCGCGGCGGCCGGCGAGGCGCTCCTGTCGCCGGTCGCCACCAAGGGTCTGATCGCCAAGTTCCTGGCGCAGGGCGACGGTCAGGACGGTGAGGGTCGCGCGCGCGGCGAGCGGCTCGACGCGCTCACCGGACGCGAGCGCGAAGTCCTCGTCCAGGTCGCGGGCGGCCACTCGAACGACGAGATCGCCGAGCGCCTCGAAGTCAGCCCGCTCACCGTGAAGACCCATGTGAACCGGGCGATGGCGAAGCTCGGCGCCCGCGACCGCGCCCAACTCGTCGTCATCGCGTACGAGTCGGGCCTGGTGCGTCCAAGGGTGGAGTGA
- a CDS encoding class I SAM-dependent methyltransferase, with the protein MARQLDEQIIGRFPVGQRLRVLDVGMGQGTQALRLARAGHMVTGVEQDSAMIAAARTALAREPEGIQGRVRIVEGDGHQTGVHFLPGSFDVVLCHGVLMYVEEPDALLAGLARMLASGGLLSLLVRNAEALAMRPGLAGDWSGALAAFDSVTYRNRLGIDARADRLDALTSALAGIAAPLQAWYGVRVFTDTAADGAALPPEGELQALLAAEERAGRTDPYRRVAALLHLCGVRD; encoded by the coding sequence GTGGCACGCCAGCTCGACGAACAGATAATCGGACGCTTCCCCGTGGGGCAGCGGCTCCGCGTGCTCGACGTCGGCATGGGCCAGGGCACGCAGGCGCTGCGGCTCGCCCGCGCCGGTCACATGGTGACGGGCGTCGAGCAGGACTCCGCCATGATCGCGGCGGCCCGCACGGCGCTCGCCCGCGAGCCCGAGGGCATCCAGGGGCGGGTGCGGATCGTCGAGGGCGACGGGCACCAGACCGGGGTGCACTTCCTGCCCGGCAGCTTCGACGTCGTGCTCTGCCACGGCGTACTGATGTACGTGGAGGAGCCGGACGCGCTTCTCGCCGGGCTGGCCCGGATGCTCGCGTCCGGCGGGCTGCTCTCGCTGCTCGTCCGCAACGCGGAGGCGCTGGCCATGCGGCCGGGGCTCGCCGGGGACTGGTCGGGGGCGCTCGCCGCGTTCGACTCGGTGACGTACCGCAACCGGCTCGGGATCGACGCCCGCGCGGACCGGCTCGACGCGCTGACCTCCGCCCTGGCGGGGATCGCGGCGCCGCTGCAGGCGTGGTACGGCGTGCGGGTCTTCACGGACACCGCGGCCGACGGTGCGGCACTGCCCCCGGAGGGGGAGCTGCAGGCACTGCTCGCCGCGGAGGAGCGGGCGGGACGGACGGATCCGTACCGGCGGGTGGCGGCGCTGCTGCACCTGTGCGGAGTGCGGGACTAG
- a CDS encoding multidrug effflux MFS transporter, giving the protein MPLLTAALALLSFIGPLSTDMYLPAFPRMADELATDASGVQLTLTAFLVGMTLGHLVFGPLSDRYGRRRPLLVGAVVCTVGTALCAVAPSLGWLVALRFLTGFSGAAGVVISRAVVSDVVQGAAAARLFGVLMTLAGIAPIIAPLAGGAVIGGFGWRAVFWVLAGVSALVTLAVVIGVPESLPARQRHTGGVRRTAGAVREVLGDRAYVGYTLAFTFGFGMLFCYIAGSPFLLQNVLGMGVGASSVAFSGGAVVATLSSAVGARLVGRVAPEALLRRGLSAMLAGSCGLLVLALGGLLSVAVCLPLLAVVCGGFGLVVANSAALALARVPGASGVGSALLGTAQSALGAVVAPLVGLGGEHTAVPLFLGMTLCAGCAVLSVFGCGRVVAGRAVPRAPGQTRRARH; this is encoded by the coding sequence ATGCCCCTGCTCACCGCCGCGCTCGCGCTGCTCTCGTTCATAGGTCCGCTCTCCACCGACATGTACCTCCCCGCCTTTCCGCGGATGGCCGACGAGCTGGCAACCGATGCCTCCGGGGTGCAGCTCACGCTGACCGCGTTCCTCGTCGGAATGACGCTCGGGCACCTCGTCTTCGGGCCGCTCTCCGACCGGTACGGGAGGCGTCGGCCGCTGCTCGTCGGGGCCGTCGTGTGCACGGTCGGGACAGCGCTGTGTGCCGTCGCGCCGTCCCTCGGGTGGCTGGTCGCGCTGCGGTTCCTGACCGGGTTCAGCGGGGCCGCGGGGGTGGTGATCAGCCGGGCCGTCGTCTCCGACGTGGTCCAGGGAGCCGCTGCCGCACGGCTGTTCGGGGTGCTGATGACGCTCGCCGGAATCGCGCCGATCATCGCCCCGCTCGCGGGCGGTGCCGTGATCGGGGGCTTCGGGTGGCGGGCCGTGTTCTGGGTGCTCGCCGGGGTGTCCGCGCTGGTGACGCTCGCCGTCGTGATCGGTGTGCCGGAGAGTCTGCCCGCGCGGCAGCGGCACACGGGCGGGGTGCGCCGGACGGCCGGGGCAGTGCGGGAGGTCCTCGGCGACCGGGCGTACGTCGGCTACACCCTCGCCTTCACCTTCGGGTTCGGGATGCTCTTCTGCTACATCGCCGGGTCGCCGTTCCTGCTGCAGAACGTCCTCGGGATGGGGGTGGGCGCCTCGTCCGTCGCCTTCTCCGGCGGAGCGGTCGTCGCGACGCTGTCCAGCGCGGTGGGGGCCCGCCTGGTGGGGCGGGTCGCTCCCGAGGCGCTGCTGCGGCGCGGTCTTTCGGCGATGCTCGCGGGGTCGTGCGGGCTGTTGGTACTCGCCCTGGGCGGACTGCTTTCGGTCGCCGTGTGCCTGCCGCTGCTGGCCGTGGTGTGCGGCGGCTTCGGGCTCGTGGTCGCCAACTCGGCTGCGCTGGCGCTGGCCCGGGTGCCGGGTGCGTCCGGCGTGGGCTCGGCGCTCCTCGGCACGGCCCAGAGTGCGCTGGGGGCGGTGGTGGCGCCACTGGTGGGCCTCGGCGGGGAGCACACCGCGGTGCCGCTGTTCTTGGGGATGACGTTGTGCGCGGGGTGCGCGGTGCTGAGCGTGTTCGGCTGCGGGCGCGTCGTGGCCGGTCGCGCGGTTCCCCGCGCCCCTGGGCAAACCCGCCGCGCCCGGCACTGA
- a CDS encoding PspA/IM30 family protein, with the protein MSGVMKRMGMIFRAKANKALDRAEDPRETLDYSYQKQLELLQKVRRGVADVATSRKRLELQLTQLQKQSSTLEDQGRKALALGREDLAREALSRRAALQQQVTDLETQHQTLQGEEEKLTLAAQRLQAKVDAFRTKKETIKATYTAAQAQTRIGEAFSGISEEMGDVGMAIQRAEDKTAQLQARAGAIDELLASGALDDSSGLAKDDIQTELDRLSGGTDVELELQRMKAELAGGSSGGQQAIEGGKGQAQPHSQQPQDTPRFDKQ; encoded by the coding sequence ATGAGCGGTGTCATGAAGCGTATGGGGATGATCTTCCGCGCGAAGGCGAACAAGGCCCTGGACCGGGCCGAGGACCCGCGCGAGACCCTCGATTACTCGTACCAGAAGCAGCTGGAGCTGTTGCAGAAGGTGCGCCGCGGCGTCGCCGACGTGGCGACGTCCCGCAAGCGCCTCGAACTGCAGCTGACCCAGCTCCAGAAGCAGTCCTCGACCCTTGAGGACCAGGGCCGCAAGGCGCTGGCGCTCGGCCGCGAGGACCTGGCCCGCGAGGCCCTGTCCCGCCGTGCGGCGCTCCAGCAGCAGGTGACGGACCTGGAGACGCAGCACCAGACCCTGCAGGGCGAGGAGGAGAAGCTCACCCTCGCGGCGCAGCGGCTCCAGGCCAAGGTCGACGCCTTCCGCACGAAGAAGGAGACGATCAAGGCCACGTACACCGCGGCGCAGGCGCAGACCCGCATCGGCGAGGCCTTCTCGGGCATCTCCGAGGAGATGGGCGACGTCGGCATGGCGATCCAGCGCGCCGAGGACAAGACCGCGCAGCTCCAGGCGCGGGCCGGCGCGATCGACGAACTGCTCGCCTCCGGTGCCCTCGACGACTCCTCCGGACTGGCCAAGGACGACATCCAGACCGAGCTCGACCGGCTCTCCGGTGGTACAGATGTAGAGCTGGAGCTGCAGCGCATGAAGGCGGAACTCGCCGGAGGCTCCAGTGGCGGGCAGCAGGCGATCGAGGGCGGCAAGGGCCAGGCCCAGCCGCACTCCCAGCAGCCCCAGGACACCCCGCGCTTCGACAAGCAGTAG